One window of the Crassaminicella thermophila genome contains the following:
- a CDS encoding pyridoxal-phosphate-dependent aminotransferase family protein, translating to MHKKLFIPGPVNVSEDVLQKMATPMIGHRTKAASILQKNISEKMMQLMYTKKQIMLSTSSGSGLMEGAVRSCTRKKAAIFSIGAFGDRWYKMAISNNVPADKFSSGWGKPTTPNMVDEVLSTGKYDLITITHNETSTGVMNPIEEISEVIKKYPEVIFCLDTVSSMGGTKIEVDKLGVDICITSTQKCLGLPPGMAICSISEKAIKSAKKVENRGFYFDLLEMYKYIQNKDHQYPSTPSLSHMFALDYKLDKILEEGLENRFKRHLEMAKYVRSWAKEKFELFADEKYASNTLTTVKNIRNISVSDLNNKLAKHGYMISNGYGDLKEKTFRIAHMADTTLDQIKELLSLIDKILNI from the coding sequence ATGCACAAAAAATTATTTATTCCTGGACCTGTCAACGTTTCAGAAGATGTACTACAAAAAATGGCGACCCCTATGATCGGTCATCGAACAAAAGCTGCATCTATTTTACAGAAAAATATTTCTGAAAAAATGATGCAACTTATGTATACGAAAAAACAAATCATGCTATCTACTTCTTCTGGTAGCGGCCTAATGGAAGGAGCAGTACGTTCATGTACTAGAAAAAAAGCAGCAATTTTCTCTATAGGTGCTTTCGGAGATAGATGGTATAAAATGGCGATTTCTAACAATGTACCTGCGGATAAATTTTCTTCAGGGTGGGGTAAACCAACTACACCTAATATGGTAGATGAAGTTCTATCTACAGGAAAATATGACTTAATTACAATTACACATAATGAAACATCTACAGGTGTTATGAATCCAATCGAAGAAATCTCAGAAGTTATTAAAAAATATCCAGAAGTTATCTTCTGTTTAGATACTGTTAGTTCAATGGGTGGAACAAAAATTGAAGTAGATAAACTAGGTGTTGATATTTGTATTACTTCTACTCAAAAATGCCTAGGTTTGCCTCCTGGAATGGCAATTTGCTCAATCTCTGAAAAAGCTATAAAATCAGCTAAAAAAGTAGAAAATAGAGGCTTTTATTTTGATTTATTAGAAATGTATAAATACATACAAAATAAAGATCATCAGTATCCATCTACACCTTCTCTATCTCATATGTTTGCTCTTGATTATAAACTAGACAAAATTTTAGAAGAAGGATTAGAAAATCGATTTAAACGCCATCTTGAAATGGCAAAATATGTTCGATCATGGGCTAAAGAAAAATTTGAATTATTTGCAGATGAAAAATATGCATCTAACACTTTAACAACAGTAAAGAACATAAGAAATATTTCTGTTTCTGATCTAAATAATAAATTAGCTAAACATGGCTACATGATTTCTAATGGATATGGAGATCTAAAAGAAAAGACATTTAGAATTGCTCACATGGCAGATACAACATTAGATCAGATAAAAGAATTATTGTCACTAATAGATAAAATTTTAAACATATAA
- the leuS gene encoding leucine--tRNA ligase codes for MSKYDFKTIEKNWQEQWEKEKMFKTDENEKEKYYVLEMFPYPSGKLHMGHVRNYSIGDVIARFKKMKGYNVLHPMGWDAFGLPAENAAIKHGIHPNKWTLENIEEMREQLKQLGISYDWDREVATCCPDYYKWTQWIFLQFYKNGLAYKKQYAVNWCPSCETVLANEQVVGGRCERCDSLVGKKELDQWYFKITDYAEKLLEDIEKLEGWPEKVKTMQKNWIGKSVGAEVEFKIDGSDKILNVFTTRPDTLYGVTYMVLAPEHPYVKDLTVGTEYEQKVVDFRNKLQHLSEIERTATNVEKEGMFIGKYAINPLTGKKVPIYIANYVLMDYGTGAIMAVPAHDERDFEFAKKYDIEIIPVIKPKDDSIDVSNLEKAYTHEGIMINSGKFDGLDSKEALVEISNYLEKENLGKKTVNFRLRDWLISRQRYWGTPIPIVYCDTCGIVPVNESDLPVKLPTDVVFTGKGESPLTTSKEFMNTTCPKCGQAARRETDTMDTFIDSSWYFLRYTDPSNNEKVFGYDKAKYWMDVDQYIGGVEHAILHLLYARFFTKVLYDLGYSPVSEPFKNLLTQGMVLKDGAKMSKSKGNVVSPKEIIDKYGADTARLFILFAAPPDRDLEWSDAGVEGCYRFLNRVWRVIDELKDFVGDAKGEVVKTKEDKQLRYMIHTTIKRVTEDIEERFNFNTAISGIMELVNEVYKYKELGEACNKTLLKEALETIIILLAPFAPHITEELWHNIGYNSSVHTIEWPIYEKTAIVKDEVEIVIQINGKVREKIEVSSSATKEELEKEALSNSKIKAMIDGKQIIKVIVVPKKLVNIVIK; via the coding sequence ATGTCAAAGTACGATTTTAAAACAATTGAGAAAAATTGGCAAGAACAGTGGGAAAAAGAAAAAATGTTTAAGACAGATGAAAATGAAAAAGAAAAATACTACGTATTGGAAATGTTTCCATACCCATCTGGAAAACTTCATATGGGGCATGTAAGAAACTATTCTATAGGAGATGTTATTGCTAGATTTAAGAAAATGAAGGGATATAATGTGCTTCATCCTATGGGGTGGGATGCTTTTGGACTACCTGCTGAAAATGCAGCAATAAAGCATGGAATTCATCCAAATAAATGGACATTAGAAAATATTGAAGAAATGAGAGAGCAATTAAAGCAGCTAGGAATTAGTTATGATTGGGATAGAGAGGTTGCTACCTGTTGTCCTGATTATTATAAATGGACACAGTGGATTTTCTTGCAATTTTATAAAAACGGACTTGCTTATAAGAAACAGTATGCAGTAAACTGGTGTCCTTCTTGTGAAACAGTTTTAGCTAATGAGCAAGTAGTTGGTGGAAGATGTGAACGTTGTGATAGTTTGGTAGGGAAAAAAGAATTAGATCAATGGTATTTTAAAATTACAGATTATGCAGAAAAACTACTAGAAGATATAGAAAAATTAGAAGGATGGCCAGAAAAAGTTAAAACTATGCAAAAAAATTGGATTGGAAAAAGTGTGGGAGCAGAAGTTGAGTTTAAAATTGATGGTTCTGATAAGATACTAAATGTTTTTACTACTAGACCAGATACACTTTATGGTGTGACTTATATGGTGTTAGCTCCTGAACACCCTTATGTAAAGGATTTAACAGTGGGTACAGAATACGAACAGAAAGTAGTAGATTTTAGAAATAAATTACAACACTTATCGGAGATTGAAAGAACAGCTACAAATGTAGAAAAAGAAGGAATGTTTATAGGGAAATATGCAATTAATCCTTTAACAGGAAAGAAAGTACCAATTTATATAGCAAATTATGTTTTAATGGATTATGGTACTGGAGCTATTATGGCAGTACCTGCTCATGATGAAAGAGACTTTGAATTTGCTAAAAAGTATGATATTGAAATTATTCCTGTAATTAAGCCAAAAGATGATAGCATAGATGTAAGTAATTTAGAAAAAGCGTATACTCATGAAGGAATAATGATCAATTCTGGAAAATTTGATGGATTAGATAGTAAAGAAGCCCTTGTTGAGATATCTAACTATCTTGAAAAAGAAAATTTAGGAAAGAAAACAGTTAATTTTAGATTAAGAGACTGGTTAATTTCAAGACAGAGATATTGGGGAACGCCAATACCGATAGTTTATTGTGATACATGCGGTATTGTACCAGTAAATGAGAGTGACTTACCTGTAAAGCTACCAACAGATGTTGTATTTACAGGAAAAGGAGAATCACCTTTAACAACTAGTAAGGAATTTATGAATACTACATGTCCAAAATGTGGTCAAGCTGCAAGAAGAGAAACAGACACAATGGATACTTTCATAGATTCTTCATGGTATTTTTTAAGATATACAGATCCTTCAAATAATGAAAAAGTATTTGGATACGATAAAGCAAAATATTGGATGGATGTAGATCAATATATTGGTGGTGTAGAACATGCGATATTACATTTGCTTTATGCTAGATTTTTTACAAAAGTATTGTATGATTTAGGATATTCTCCTGTTTCAGAACCATTTAAGAACCTTCTTACTCAAGGAATGGTACTAAAAGATGGTGCAAAGATGTCAAAATCAAAAGGAAATGTAGTAAGTCCTAAGGAAATTATAGATAAATATGGTGCAGATACAGCTAGATTATTCATTCTTTTTGCAGCACCACCTGATAGAGACCTTGAGTGGAGTGATGCAGGAGTAGAGGGTTGCTATAGATTTTTAAACAGAGTATGGAGAGTTATTGATGAATTAAAAGATTTTGTAGGAGATGCTAAAGGTGAAGTAGTAAAAACAAAGGAAGATAAACAATTAAGATATATGATTCATACGACGATCAAAAGGGTAACAGAAGATATTGAAGAAAGATTTAACTTTAATACTGCTATTAGTGGAATTATGGAGCTTGTAAATGAAGTTTATAAGTATAAGGAATTAGGAGAAGCATGTAATAAGACTTTATTAAAAGAAGCTTTAGAAACTATCATTATATTATTAGCACCTTTTGCACCGCATATTACTGAAGAATTGTGGCACAACATAGGATATAATTCAAGTGTTCATACAATTGAATGGCCTATATATGAAAAAACTGCTATTGTAAAAGATGAAGTCGAAATTGTAATACAAATTAATGGAAAAGTTAGAGAAAAAATTGAAGTTTCATCATCAGCTACAAAAGAAGAGTTAGAGAAAGAAGCTCTTTCAAATTCTAAAATTAAAGCAATGATAGATGGTAAACAAATTATTAAGGTTATTGTAGTACCTAAAAAATTGGTAAACATAGTAATAAAATAA
- a CDS encoding helix-turn-helix transcriptional regulator, with protein MEKKIHPILKAMIPIVEGIAKTFGKNCEVVLHDYYGSKSSIIAIENGHVTGRSIGSPITEEALKAIQKGDIDENIINYTGKTTDGRVLKSSTMFIKDENASIIGLLCINFDMSTLIVAQNAISEIIQTEDEEEIKDNITNSVNDVLSNIVSNTLSKLGKPVAYMNKEEKVNVVKKLDKQGAFLIKGAIDYVAKVLCVSRYTIYNYLDEIRVCDK; from the coding sequence ATGGAAAAGAAAATACATCCAATATTAAAAGCTATGATTCCTATAGTAGAAGGAATAGCGAAAACTTTTGGGAAAAATTGTGAAGTTGTATTACATGATTATTATGGTTCTAAAAGTTCAATTATTGCTATAGAAAATGGACATGTGACAGGAAGAAGCATAGGTAGCCCAATAACTGAAGAAGCTTTAAAAGCTATTCAAAAGGGAGATATAGATGAGAATATTATTAATTATACTGGAAAAACAACAGATGGAAGAGTATTAAAGTCAAGTACTATGTTTATTAAGGATGAAAATGCAAGTATAATTGGTTTATTGTGTATAAACTTTGATATGTCTACATTAATTGTTGCACAAAATGCTATTAGTGAAATTATACAAACAGAAGATGAGGAAGAGATAAAAGATAATATAACGAATAGTGTTAATGATGTATTAAGCAATATTGTATCTAATACGCTAAGTAAATTAGGAAAACCTGTAGCATATATGAACAAGGAAGAAAAAGTTAATGTGGTTAAAAAATTAGATAAACAAGGGGCATTTTTGATTAAGGGTGCAATAGATTATGTTGCAAAAGTTTTATGTGTGTCTAGATATACAATATATAATTACCTTGATGAAATTAGAGTTTGTGATAAATAA